From Rhodococcus antarcticus, the proteins below share one genomic window:
- a CDS encoding potassium channel family protein — translation MPRRPRTAQDRLVDRPDHALVGIVRIPVHLTSPYRAIGRRVLGATAALALSVLLVYVDRGGYRDANGDGMTLLDCVYYATVSLSTTGYGDIAPFTPSARLVNVLVITPLRVMFLIVLVGTTLEVLTERSRQAFKIQRWRHKVRAHTVVVGYGTKGRSAVAAMLGDGVEPERIVVVDTDQQVLDAASALGLVTVHGSATRSDVLRLAGASGATSVVVATNRDDTAVLVTLTARELAPTATIVVSVREAENVHLLKQSGADSVVISSETAGRLLGIATTTPSVVEMMEDLLTPDAGFAITEREVEREEVGGSPRHLADIVLGVVRAGVLNRVDAPEVDALEPGDRLLYIRHVSA, via the coding sequence GTGCCCCGCCGACCGCGCACCGCCCAGGACCGGCTCGTCGACCGGCCCGACCACGCCCTCGTCGGCATCGTCCGCATCCCGGTGCACCTCACCAGCCCCTACCGCGCGATCGGTCGTCGGGTGCTGGGGGCGACCGCCGCCCTCGCCCTCTCGGTGCTGCTGGTCTACGTCGACCGCGGCGGCTACCGGGACGCCAACGGCGACGGGATGACCCTGCTCGACTGCGTCTACTACGCGACGGTCTCGCTCTCGACGACGGGCTACGGCGACATCGCCCCGTTCACCCCGAGCGCCCGGCTGGTGAACGTCCTCGTCATCACCCCGCTGCGGGTCATGTTCCTCATCGTCCTGGTCGGCACCACCCTGGAGGTGCTCACCGAGCGCTCCCGCCAGGCATTCAAGATCCAGCGCTGGAGGCACAAGGTGCGTGCACACACGGTCGTCGTCGGGTACGGGACGAAGGGCCGCTCGGCCGTCGCGGCCATGCTCGGCGACGGCGTCGAGCCCGAGCGCATCGTCGTGGTCGACACCGACCAGCAGGTGCTCGACGCCGCATCGGCACTGGGGCTGGTGACCGTGCACGGCTCGGCCACCCGCTCGGACGTGCTGCGCCTGGCGGGCGCGTCCGGGGCCACGTCGGTGGTGGTCGCGACGAACCGGGACGACACCGCCGTGCTCGTGACGCTCACGGCCCGGGAGCTGGCTCCGACGGCCACGATCGTGGTCTCGGTGCGCGAGGCGGAGAACGTCCACCTGCTGAAGCAGTCCGGGGCCGACAGCGTGGTGATCTCCTCGGAGACGGCCGGCCGGCTGCTCGGCATCGCCACCACCACACCGTCGGTGGTGGAGATGATGGAGGACCTGCTCACGCCCGACGCCGGGTTCGCGATCACCGAGCGGGAGGTGGAGCGCGAGGAGGTGGGCGGATCACCCCGGCACCTGGCCGACATCGTGCTCGGCGTGGTGCGCGCCGGGGTGCTCAACCGCGTCGATGCGCCGGAGGTGGACGCCCTCGAGCCCGGCGACCGGCTGCTGTACATCCGCCACGTGTCCGCCTGA
- a CDS encoding DoxX family protein — protein sequence MPRPHLPSSRASRAGARPALALAALLAGAGALHLLRPITFDGMVPQALPGAARTWTYVSGVAELGVAATVAHPRTRRVGGWLAAGLFVAVFPANVSMAVDSAGGSTAAQVLTWARLPLQVPLVLWGLVVARRG from the coding sequence GTGCCCCGGCCCCACCTGCCCAGCTCCCGTGCGTCCCGAGCCGGTGCGCGCCCGGCCCTGGCGCTGGCCGCGCTGCTGGCCGGCGCCGGTGCCCTGCACCTGCTGCGGCCGATCACCTTCGACGGGATGGTGCCGCAGGCGCTGCCGGGTGCGGCGCGCACCTGGACCTACGTCTCAGGGGTGGCCGAGCTGGGGGTGGCCGCCACCGTCGCCCACCCCCGCACCCGCCGGGTCGGTGGTTGGTTGGCGGCCGGGCTGTTCGTGGCCGTGTTCCCGGCCAACGTGTCCATGGCGGTGGACTCGGCGGGCGGGTCGACGGCGGCACAGGTGCTCACCTGGGCGCGGCTGCCGCTGCAGGTGCCGCTGGTCCTGTGGGGGCTGGTGGTGGCCCGACGGGGCTAG
- a CDS encoding ATP-dependent helicase — MSAPDGAARTRPGPTRPGPTRLGPARLNEALGLPAPTAQQVAVIEAELSPSLVVAGAGAGKTETMAARVVWLVANDLVRPEQVLGLTFTRKAAQQLAARIRGRLRVLADSAVLDEVDPTGGLRARVRGGEPEVSTYHAYAGRLLAEHGLRLPVEPSARLLSETASWQVAHRVVSTWSDPLAVDLTPATVVARVRGLAGQLAEHLVDAEQLRAASTELEHLVATLPRGPGQRAAPSAKLGEIVAAQHQRLALLPLLERLTETMRRESSLDFGSQMSLAATVARDHPEVGLAERGRFRAVLLDEYQDTGHAQRVLLRALFGAGVDPSLALTAVGDPIQSIYGWRGASAANLPRFAADFPLDRSGTPAPRRELLTSWRNPPEALTLANGVSELLRATGVPVSELQAKPAAGAGEVRLALTATVAEELTWLAGHVRRRYDEVLERTAAAGDRKPPTAAVLVRRRADMAAVADALRAEGLPVEVVGLGGLLDTPEVRDVVSVLRLLADPLAGTAAARVLTGARWQLGAADLAALWRRARELAIRGGGTELGEAPDEEALRAALASAHPGEQAEQAGLADALADPGRRERYSVAGWSRITAVAEELASLRERIGQPLPELVAEVERTLRVDVEVSARPGGVAVGRTHLDAFADVVVGWSTSVGVPSLPGLLSYLAAAQDEEDGLSPGEVEVDPDRVQVLTVHAAKGLEWEVVAVPHLCTGVFPAAKRSSSWLRNPVELPSHLRGDAADPEADASTGAGVGVPVLDLSGCSTRKDLEAVLAAHESAVDARRLEEERRLLYVALTRTEHTLLVSGSHWGATGSRPRVPSEFLVELRALVEGTGGVPGAGTVDEWAPAPEEGTVNPASEQVRTARWPVDPLGQRRAAVTAGAGLVRDALEALPTGDRGNPTPVEQPRGGERPPDDEQPADPDGWVTDVDALLAERERRRSRVREVELPAQLSVSQLVQLRSDPVEFAARLRRPLPYPPNPLARRGTEFHAWVERRFGATRLLDLDDLPGAGDEGAAPDADLAALQAAFLRSPWADRRPLEVEVPFETELAGTVVRGRIDAVFGEPDGRFTVVDWKTGAVPDAARRPALLVQLAAYRLAWAELAGVAPERVDAAFVYVRHGHTLAAPDLLDAAGLQALLVDATAEPDATAEPG, encoded by the coding sequence GTGAGCGCGCCCGACGGTGCGGCACGCACGCGTCCGGGCCCCACGCGTCCGGGCCCCACGCGCCTGGGACCGGCCCGGCTCAACGAGGCCCTCGGGCTGCCCGCGCCCACCGCCCAGCAGGTGGCCGTGATCGAGGCCGAGCTGAGCCCGTCGCTCGTCGTGGCCGGGGCCGGGGCGGGCAAGACCGAGACCATGGCGGCGCGCGTCGTGTGGCTGGTCGCGAACGACCTGGTGCGCCCGGAGCAGGTGCTGGGCCTCACGTTCACCCGCAAGGCCGCCCAGCAGCTGGCGGCGCGCATCCGGGGTCGGCTGCGGGTGCTGGCCGACAGCGCGGTCCTCGACGAGGTCGACCCGACCGGTGGGCTCCGCGCCCGGGTGCGCGGTGGTGAGCCCGAGGTGAGCACCTACCACGCCTACGCCGGGCGGCTCCTGGCCGAGCACGGCCTCCGGCTGCCGGTCGAGCCCTCGGCGCGGCTGCTCAGCGAGACCGCGTCGTGGCAGGTGGCCCACCGGGTGGTGAGCACGTGGTCGGACCCGCTGGCGGTCGACCTGACCCCCGCGACCGTGGTGGCCCGGGTTCGCGGTCTGGCGGGGCAGCTCGCCGAGCACCTCGTCGACGCCGAGCAGCTCCGGGCCGCGAGCACCGAGCTCGAGCACCTGGTGGCGACGCTGCCGCGCGGGCCCGGTCAGCGCGCGGCGCCCTCGGCCAAGCTGGGTGAGATCGTCGCCGCCCAGCACCAGCGGCTGGCCCTGCTGCCGCTGCTGGAACGGCTCACCGAGACCATGCGGCGGGAGTCCTCCTTGGACTTCGGCAGCCAGATGTCGCTGGCCGCCACCGTGGCGCGTGACCACCCGGAGGTTGGTCTGGCCGAGCGCGGGCGCTTCCGGGCGGTGCTGCTCGACGAGTACCAGGACACCGGGCACGCCCAGCGCGTCCTGCTGCGCGCCCTGTTCGGCGCCGGGGTGGACCCCTCCCTGGCGCTCACCGCGGTGGGTGACCCGATCCAGTCCATCTACGGCTGGCGCGGGGCCTCGGCGGCGAACCTCCCGCGCTTCGCCGCGGACTTCCCGCTGGACCGCTCCGGCACGCCCGCCCCCCGGCGCGAGCTGCTGACGAGCTGGCGCAACCCGCCCGAGGCGCTGACCCTGGCCAACGGGGTCTCCGAGCTGCTGCGCGCGACCGGCGTGCCCGTCTCCGAGCTGCAGGCCAAGCCCGCGGCCGGAGCCGGCGAGGTGCGCCTGGCGCTCACCGCCACCGTTGCGGAGGAGCTGACCTGGCTGGCCGGTCACGTCCGGCGGCGGTACGACGAGGTGCTGGAGCGGACGGCGGCTGCCGGCGACCGGAAGCCGCCCACCGCCGCCGTGCTGGTGCGCCGCCGGGCGGACATGGCCGCGGTGGCGGACGCGCTGCGCGCGGAGGGGCTCCCGGTGGAGGTCGTGGGCCTGGGCGGGCTGCTCGACACGCCCGAGGTGCGCGACGTGGTCAGCGTGCTGCGGCTGCTGGCCGACCCGCTCGCGGGAACCGCCGCGGCCCGGGTCCTGACCGGTGCTCGCTGGCAGCTCGGGGCGGCCGACCTGGCGGCGCTGTGGCGCCGGGCGCGCGAGCTCGCCATCCGCGGGGGCGGCACCGAGCTGGGTGAGGCGCCGGACGAGGAGGCGCTACGAGCGGCCCTGGCCTCGGCGCACCCCGGCGAGCAGGCGGAGCAGGCCGGGCTGGCCGATGCCCTCGCCGACCCCGGCCGCCGGGAGCGCTACTCCGTCGCGGGGTGGAGCCGCATCACCGCCGTCGCCGAGGAGCTCGCCTCGCTCCGCGAACGGATCGGCCAGCCGCTGCCCGAGCTGGTCGCGGAGGTCGAGCGCACCCTGCGGGTGGACGTCGAGGTGTCGGCGCGCCCGGGCGGGGTGGCCGTGGGTCGGACGCACCTCGATGCGTTCGCGGACGTCGTGGTCGGCTGGAGCACCTCCGTGGGGGTGCCGAGCCTGCCGGGTCTGCTCAGCTACCTCGCCGCGGCGCAGGACGAGGAGGACGGGCTGAGCCCTGGCGAGGTCGAGGTGGACCCGGACCGGGTGCAGGTGCTCACCGTGCACGCGGCGAAGGGGTTGGAGTGGGAGGTGGTCGCCGTCCCGCACCTGTGCACCGGGGTGTTCCCGGCGGCCAAGCGGAGCTCGAGCTGGCTGCGCAACCCCGTGGAGCTGCCCTCGCACCTGCGGGGCGATGCCGCCGACCCCGAGGCCGACGCCAGCACGGGGGCCGGGGTGGGCGTCCCCGTGCTCGACCTGTCCGGCTGCAGCACCCGCAAGGACCTCGAGGCGGTCCTGGCCGCGCACGAGTCGGCGGTGGACGCCCGGCGCCTGGAGGAGGAGCGGCGGCTGCTCTACGTGGCGCTGACCCGGACCGAGCACACGCTGCTGGTCTCCGGCAGCCACTGGGGCGCCACCGGGAGCAGGCCCCGGGTGCCCTCGGAGTTCCTGGTGGAGCTGCGCGCGCTGGTGGAGGGAACCGGTGGTGTCCCCGGCGCGGGCACGGTCGACGAGTGGGCACCGGCGCCGGAGGAGGGCACGGTGAACCCCGCGAGCGAGCAGGTCCGCACCGCGCGGTGGCCGGTGGACCCGCTGGGGCAGCGGCGGGCTGCGGTGACCGCCGGTGCCGGGCTGGTCCGCGACGCGCTCGAGGCGCTCCCGACGGGGGACCGCGGCAACCCGACGCCCGTCGAGCAGCCCCGGGGCGGCGAGCGCCCGCCCGACGACGAGCAGCCGGCCGACCCGGACGGCTGGGTCACCGACGTGGACGCGCTGCTGGCCGAGCGCGAGCGTCGGCGCAGCCGGGTGCGCGAGGTGGAGCTGCCCGCCCAGCTCTCGGTGAGCCAGCTGGTGCAGCTGCGGAGCGACCCGGTGGAGTTCGCGGCGCGGCTGCGTCGGCCGCTGCCCTACCCGCCGAACCCGCTCGCCCGGCGCGGCACCGAGTTCCACGCGTGGGTCGAGCGGCGGTTCGGGGCCACCCGGTTGCTGGACCTCGACGACCTCCCCGGAGCCGGGGACGAGGGTGCGGCCCCCGACGCCGATCTCGCGGCGCTGCAGGCCGCGTTCCTGCGCTCGCCGTGGGCCGACCGCCGACCGCTGGAGGTGGAGGTGCCCTTCGAGACCGAGCTGGCCGGCACTGTCGTCCGCGGCCGTATCGACGCCGTGTTCGGCGAGCCCGACGGGCGGTTCACGGTGGTGGACTGGAAGACCGGTGCGGTGCCTGACGCCGCCCGGCGACCGGCGCTGCTCGTCCAGCTCGCGGCCTACCGGCTGGCCTGGGCGGAGCTGGCCGGGGTGGCGCCCGAGCGGGTGGACGCCGCCTTCGTCTACGTCCGGCACGGCCACACCCTCGCCGCCCCGGACCTGCTCGACGCCGCGGGGCTGCAGGCCCTGCTGGTCGACGCGACCGCCGAACCCGACGCGACCGCCGAACCCGGCTAG
- a CDS encoding ATP-dependent helicase: protein MRVVRGTHGGTAHPGAARRWEGSAAELVDAAPAGGAGWDPVQVLGGPGTGKTALLVDVAVSRLRSASTGPESVLVLTAGSRAAREVRRQVTAGLTGGGAATGTRTVREPLVRTVHSYAFAVLRVQAARHGNPPPRLVTGPEQDVVVRELLRGDVLDGAQHWPESLRPALGLTGFASELRDLLLRATERGQGPEDLVRLGRLHRRPEWVAAGRFGLQYEQSALLRSSVGMEAPQASAPAVDAAGLISAALDALAGDVALLAAERDRVRHLLVDDAQHLDAGAAQLVALLGTGAEETVVAGDPDQAVFGFRGADPAFLTGLEGRRVLLRTTHRCAPAVARAVASVSERLAGRGPQRGPEPVAGASEPGSVDVRLLGTVAQEASTVADTLRRAHLVDGVGWGEMAVVVRSSARSLPPLRRALLAAGVPMTVPAAELPLGRQHAVTGFLLALRALTADPDDEAAFDTESALALLSSPLGRADPVSLRRLQRGLRRVELAAGGVRDSAGLVRQLLLEPGSVRGRGGADDPLRGLTDAELEPLHRVRRALAAARVPLGARLGVEEVLWELWRSSGLERRWVDAADRGGSSGAQADRDLDAVVALFDAVARYVDRLPRATVGGFVSYLADQEIAGDARSDRAEGEAAVTVLTAHSAAGRQWRVVVVAGVQEGLWPSVRSRGSLLGVEQLVEVLSGGPGPELDGVVSRTAPLLADERRLFLLACSRASERLLVTAVQSAAGDAELMPSRFLDELVPSVGSTEREPVAASAAPRGLVLGELVADLRAAVCDPAAAHGRRELAAGQLARLAAAGVPGAHPDQWYGVPGPSTDVALWDPSDGPVSVSPSTVELLGACPLRWLLERHGGQDGSAASAVAGTLVHTLVQAIAGRTPAETVDAELARTWASVDLGAPWFAEHELERTRAMLGSFRTWWERTRTELTEVATEVGVDTQLRGEVDGAAVTARVRGRIDRLERDQLGRLVVVDVKTGKTPVSKEAAANHAQLATYQLAAAEGGVEEHPEPAALGGARLVYVAKNGRDGATERLQPAPDDAVLAQWRQDVLVAAAATRGPSFAATVNDGCDHCPVRSACPAQDSGRQVTQP, encoded by the coding sequence GTGCGGGTGGTGCGCGGGACGCACGGCGGCACCGCGCACCCCGGAGCAGCGCGTCGGTGGGAGGGCTCCGCGGCCGAGCTCGTGGACGCGGCCCCGGCGGGCGGCGCCGGGTGGGACCCGGTGCAGGTGCTGGGCGGCCCGGGCACCGGCAAGACCGCGCTGCTGGTCGACGTCGCGGTCAGCCGGCTGCGCAGCGCGTCGACGGGGCCGGAGTCGGTCCTGGTGCTCACCGCCGGCTCACGGGCCGCCCGCGAGGTGCGCCGCCAGGTCACGGCCGGGCTGACCGGGGGCGGTGCGGCCACCGGCACCCGGACGGTGCGTGAGCCCCTGGTGCGGACCGTGCACTCCTACGCCTTCGCCGTGCTCCGGGTGCAGGCCGCTCGGCACGGGAACCCTCCGCCGCGGCTCGTCACCGGCCCCGAGCAGGACGTGGTGGTGCGGGAGCTGCTCCGCGGCGACGTGCTGGACGGCGCGCAGCACTGGCCGGAGTCGCTGAGGCCCGCGCTGGGCCTGACCGGGTTCGCCAGCGAGCTGCGGGACCTGTTGCTGCGCGCCACCGAGCGCGGCCAGGGCCCGGAGGACCTGGTGAGGCTGGGGCGGCTGCACCGGCGACCGGAGTGGGTCGCCGCGGGCCGGTTCGGCCTGCAGTACGAGCAGTCGGCGCTGCTGCGCTCCTCCGTGGGCATGGAGGCACCGCAGGCCAGCGCCCCGGCCGTGGACGCCGCCGGCCTGATCTCCGCCGCGCTCGACGCGCTCGCGGGGGACGTCGCCCTGCTGGCCGCCGAGCGGGACCGGGTGCGCCACCTGCTGGTGGACGACGCGCAGCACCTCGACGCCGGGGCGGCGCAGCTCGTCGCCCTGCTCGGCACCGGCGCCGAGGAGACCGTGGTGGCGGGCGACCCCGACCAGGCGGTGTTCGGCTTCCGCGGTGCCGATCCCGCATTCCTCACCGGGCTCGAGGGCCGTCGCGTCCTGCTGCGCACCACCCACCGCTGCGCCCCCGCGGTCGCCCGGGCGGTGGCCTCGGTGAGCGAGCGGCTCGCCGGCCGCGGTCCGCAGCGGGGTCCGGAGCCGGTGGCGGGAGCGTCCGAGCCGGGCTCGGTGGACGTCCGTCTGCTGGGCACCGTGGCCCAGGAGGCGTCGACGGTGGCCGACACCCTGCGCCGGGCGCACCTTGTCGACGGGGTCGGGTGGGGGGAGATGGCGGTGGTGGTGCGCTCGAGCGCACGGAGCCTTCCGCCGCTGCGCCGCGCCCTGCTCGCCGCCGGAGTGCCGATGACGGTGCCCGCGGCCGAGCTGCCGCTGGGCCGCCAGCACGCCGTCACCGGCTTCCTGCTCGCCCTGCGCGCGCTCACCGCCGATCCCGACGACGAGGCAGCGTTCGACACCGAGTCCGCCCTGGCCCTGCTGAGCTCGCCGCTTGGGCGCGCCGATCCGGTGTCCCTGCGCCGGCTGCAGCGTGGGCTGCGCCGGGTCGAGCTCGCGGCCGGGGGGGTGCGGGACTCCGCCGGGCTGGTGCGCCAGCTGCTGCTGGAGCCCGGCTCCGTGCGGGGGCGGGGCGGCGCCGACGACCCGCTCCGCGGGCTCACCGACGCCGAGCTGGAACCGTTGCACCGGGTGCGCCGGGCCCTGGCTGCCGCCCGGGTGCCGCTGGGGGCCCGGCTCGGGGTGGAGGAGGTGCTGTGGGAGCTGTGGCGCAGCAGCGGCCTGGAGAGGCGCTGGGTGGATGCGGCCGACCGGGGTGGCTCGTCCGGCGCGCAGGCCGATCGCGACCTCGACGCCGTGGTGGCCCTGTTCGACGCGGTCGCCCGCTACGTCGACCGGTTGCCGCGCGCCACCGTCGGTGGGTTCGTCTCCTACCTCGCCGACCAGGAGATCGCCGGTGACGCCCGCTCCGACCGCGCTGAGGGCGAGGCGGCCGTCACCGTGCTCACCGCGCACTCCGCGGCCGGGCGGCAGTGGCGCGTGGTCGTGGTGGCCGGGGTGCAGGAGGGACTGTGGCCCTCGGTGCGCAGCCGGGGGAGCCTGCTGGGGGTGGAGCAGCTCGTCGAGGTGCTCAGCGGTGGCCCGGGCCCGGAGCTGGACGGGGTGGTCTCGCGGACCGCACCCCTGCTGGCCGACGAGCGGCGGCTGTTCCTCCTCGCGTGCAGCCGGGCCTCGGAGCGCCTGCTGGTGACGGCGGTGCAGAGCGCCGCCGGTGACGCCGAGCTCATGCCCTCGCGCTTCCTCGACGAGCTGGTGCCCTCGGTCGGGTCCACCGAGCGGGAGCCGGTGGCCGCCTCCGCCGCACCCCGAGGGCTGGTGCTCGGCGAGCTGGTGGCCGACCTCCGTGCCGCCGTGTGCGACCCCGCTGCCGCGCACGGCCGTCGTGAGCTCGCCGCCGGCCAGCTCGCCCGGCTGGCGGCGGCGGGGGTCCCGGGGGCGCACCCCGACCAGTGGTACGGCGTCCCCGGGCCGAGCACGGACGTCGCCCTGTGGGACCCGTCCGACGGCCCGGTGTCGGTGTCGCCGTCCACCGTGGAGCTGCTCGGGGCGTGCCCGCTGCGCTGGCTGCTGGAGCGCCACGGCGGCCAGGACGGATCCGCCGCCTCCGCGGTCGCCGGCACCCTCGTGCACACCCTCGTGCAGGCCATCGCCGGCCGCACGCCCGCCGAGACCGTGGACGCCGAGCTGGCCAGGACGTGGGCGTCGGTGGACCTCGGTGCCCCGTGGTTCGCCGAGCACGAGCTGGAGCGCACCCGCGCCATGCTGGGCAGCTTCCGCACCTGGTGGGAGCGCACCCGCACCGAGCTCACCGAGGTCGCCACCGAGGTGGGCGTGGACACCCAGCTGCGGGGGGAGGTCGACGGGGCGGCCGTCACGGCCCGGGTGCGCGGCCGGATCGACCGGCTCGAGCGCGACCAGCTCGGCCGGCTCGTCGTGGTGGACGTCAAGACCGGCAAGACCCCGGTGAGCAAGGAGGCCGCGGCGAACCACGCCCAGCTGGCCACCTACCAGCTCGCGGCCGCCGAAGGTGGGGTCGAGGAGCATCCCGAGCCGGCGGCCCTCGGTGGGGCCCGGCTGGTCTACGTGGCGAAGAACGGGCGGGACGGCGCGACCGAGCGGCTCCAGCCCGCCCCCGACGACGCGGTGCTCGCGCAGTGGCGCCAGGACGTGCTGGTCGCCGCTGCGGCCACCCGAGGCCCGTCGTTCGCCGCCACGGTCAACGATGGCTGCGACCACTGCCCGGTGCGCTCGGCGTGCCCGGCCCAGGACTCCGGGCGGCAGGTGACGCAGCCGTGA
- a CDS encoding alpha/beta hydrolase, with protein sequence MSLLHMHTSGPVDGPPVLAVHGVTGHGARWRALAEAELPTARVLAPDLRGHGRSPWAPPWTLEQHAADLLAVLDDAGLGRVLVLTHSFGGAIGLHLARTAPERVHTLVLLDPATGIDPTDALEAAQDSCTPDTWAEPAAAARAKAGDWAGVPRALVEHEVAEHLAQQPDGRWAWRTCTPAVVAAWSEMARAPVLPPPGVRTLLVPALRVQPPLLAEAYRGALTALDHVTEHPLDCDHMVPYLLPTAVGALVRARLEP encoded by the coding sequence GTGAGCCTCCTGCACATGCACACCTCCGGCCCGGTCGACGGTCCGCCCGTCCTGGCCGTGCACGGGGTGACCGGGCACGGGGCGCGCTGGCGGGCCCTGGCCGAGGCCGAGCTGCCCACCGCGCGCGTGCTGGCCCCGGACCTGCGCGGGCACGGCCGCTCACCCTGGGCCCCGCCGTGGACCCTGGAGCAGCACGCCGCAGACCTGCTCGCGGTGCTGGACGACGCCGGCCTCGGGCGCGTCCTCGTCCTCACCCACTCCTTCGGCGGCGCGATCGGGCTGCACCTGGCGCGCACGGCGCCGGAGCGGGTGCACACCCTCGTCCTGCTGGACCCGGCCACCGGCATCGACCCCACCGACGCGCTGGAGGCCGCGCAGGACTCGTGCACGCCGGACACCTGGGCGGAACCGGCCGCCGCGGCCCGGGCGAAGGCGGGCGACTGGGCAGGGGTGCCGCGGGCACTGGTCGAGCACGAGGTGGCCGAGCACCTCGCCCAGCAGCCGGACGGGCGCTGGGCCTGGCGCACCTGCACCCCGGCGGTGGTGGCGGCGTGGAGCGAGATGGCGCGCGCACCGGTGCTGCCCCCGCCCGGGGTCCGGACGCTGCTGGTCCCCGCCCTGCGGGTGCAGCCCCCGCTGCTGGCCGAGGCCTACCGCGGGGCGCTGACCGCGCTGGACCACGTCACCGAGCACCCGCTGGACTGCGACCACATGGTGCCGTACCTGCTGCCCACCGCGGTGGGCGCACTAGTCCGGGCGCGGCTGGAACCCTGA
- a CDS encoding MGMT family protein, with protein MARITDEQVETVRALVAAVPPGRVTTYGDVAAAAGLTSPRIVGTILRTDGHDLPWHRVLRASGVPPEHIATEQLARLRTEGVLADDGRIPLAAYRLVR; from the coding sequence ATGGCCCGGATCACCGACGAGCAGGTCGAGACCGTGCGCGCGCTCGTCGCGGCCGTGCCCCCGGGGCGGGTGACCACCTACGGGGACGTCGCCGCCGCGGCGGGGCTCACCTCACCCCGGATCGTGGGCACCATCCTGCGCACCGACGGGCACGACCTGCCGTGGCACCGGGTGCTCCGGGCCAGCGGGGTGCCCCCCGAGCACATCGCCACCGAGCAGCTCGCCCGGCTGCGCACGGAGGGCGTGCTCGCCGACGACGGCCGGATCCCGCTGGCCGCCTACCGCCTGGTGCGCTGA
- a CDS encoding TerD family protein gives MAVDMNKVTLTKASPQVSLSKAAASGGVMRVNLNWTARPTGSGGGGFLKKLMGASSAIDLDLACLYELADGSKGVVQALGNSFTSDPGPTPVVRLDGDDRSGTSTDGENLFVDLSQLARLKRVLVFAFIYEGVPNWSAADAVVTLHPQEGPPVEVRLDEHAANASMCAVAMLENVGGELVVRREVRYVGRGHKELDEIYGWGLEWTAGRK, from the coding sequence ATGGCGGTCGACATGAACAAGGTGACGTTGACCAAGGCCTCGCCCCAGGTCTCGCTGAGCAAGGCTGCTGCCTCGGGCGGGGTCATGCGGGTGAACCTGAACTGGACGGCCCGCCCCACCGGCTCCGGTGGAGGTGGGTTCCTCAAGAAGCTGATGGGCGCCAGCTCGGCCATCGACCTCGACCTGGCGTGCCTGTACGAGCTGGCCGACGGGTCCAAGGGCGTGGTGCAGGCCCTGGGCAACAGCTTCACGTCCGATCCGGGTCCCACCCCGGTGGTGCGGCTGGACGGCGACGACCGCTCGGGCACCAGCACCGACGGCGAGAACCTCTTCGTCGACCTCTCCCAGCTGGCGAGGCTGAAGCGGGTGCTGGTGTTCGCCTTCATCTACGAGGGTGTGCCGAACTGGTCGGCGGCCGACGCGGTGGTCACCCTGCACCCGCAGGAGGGCCCGCCCGTGGAGGTCCGCCTGGACGAGCACGCCGCCAACGCGTCGATGTGTGCGGTGGCGATGCTGGAGAACGTCGGCGGGGAGCTCGTCGTCCGTCGCGAGGTCCGCTACGTCGGCCGGGGCCACAAGGAGCTCGACGAGATCTACGGCTGGGGCCTGGAGTGGACGGCGGGGCGCAAGTGA
- a CDS encoding TerD family protein — protein sequence MAVNLGKGGNVSLTKEAGAAGLAAVTVGLGWDVRTSTGVDFDLDASALLCGENGKVLSDENFVFFNNLTSPDGSVEHTGDNLTGEGEGDDEAIKINLVAVPPTVTTIVFPVSIYDAETRGQSFGQVRNAYIRVVNQAGETELARFDLTEDASSETAMVFGELYRRGEEWKFRAVGQGYASGLRGIALDYGVNV from the coding sequence GTGGCAGTCAACCTCGGCAAGGGCGGAAACGTCTCGCTGACCAAGGAGGCGGGGGCCGCTGGTCTCGCCGCCGTCACCGTGGGCCTGGGGTGGGACGTGCGCACCTCGACGGGCGTCGACTTCGACCTCGACGCGTCGGCGCTGCTCTGCGGGGAGAACGGCAAGGTCCTCTCCGACGAGAACTTCGTGTTCTTCAACAACCTCACCAGCCCCGACGGCTCCGTCGAGCACACCGGGGACAACCTCACCGGCGAGGGCGAGGGCGACGACGAGGCCATCAAGATCAACCTGGTCGCGGTCCCGCCGACGGTCACGACCATCGTGTTCCCCGTCTCCATCTACGACGCCGAGACCCGCGGGCAGAGCTTCGGCCAGGTGCGCAACGCCTACATCCGGGTGGTGAACCAGGCGGGCGAGACCGAGCTGGCCCGGTTCGACCTCACCGAGGACGCCTCCTCGGAGACCGCGATGGTGTTCGGCGAGCTCTACCGCCGCGGCGAGGAGTGGAAGTTCCGGGCCGTCGGCCAGGGATACGCGAGCGGGCTGCGCGGCATCGCGCTGGACTACGGGGTGAACGTCTGA